The proteins below come from a single Microtus pennsylvanicus isolate mMicPen1 chromosome 13, mMicPen1.hap1, whole genome shotgun sequence genomic window:
- the Laptm5 gene encoding lysosomal-associated transmembrane protein 5, which produces MASRTAPVRQTCCCFNVRVTTTALAIYHIVMSVLLFIEHVVEVARGKVSCRFSKMPYLRIADLLSSFLLIGVLFAISVSLLYGVVKNREKYLMPFLSLQIMDFLLCLLTLLGSYIELPAYLKFATGPRSGPSKVPLMTLQLLDFCLSILTLCSTYMQVPTYLNFKSMNHMNYLPSQEGMPHSQFVNMMIIFSVAFITVLILKVYMFKCVLRCYRFIKYTNSATENSSSKMFLKVALPSYEEALCLPTKNPEGDPAPPPYSEV; this is translated from the exons ATGGCCTCCCGCACGGCACCGGTCCGGCAGACATGCTGTTGCTTCAACGTCCGagtcaccaccaccgccctggcCATCTACCACATA GTCATGAGCGTCTTGCTGTTCATCGAGCACGTGGTGGAGGTGGCCCGCGGTAAGGTGTCCTGCCGATTCTCCAAGATGCCATACCTCAGGATTG CCGACCTGCTGTCCAGCTTCCTGCTTATTGGAGTCCTGTTTGCCATCAGCGTCAGCCTGTTGTACGGAGTGGTCAAG AACCGGGAGAAATACCTGATGCCCTTCCTGTCCCTTCAAATCATGGACTTCCTGCTGTGCCTGCTCACGCTGCTGGGCTCCTACATCGAGTTGCCAGCCTACCTGAAGTTTGCCACCGGGCCCCGCTCT GGTCCCTCTAAGGTCCCCCTGATGACCCTGCAGCTGCTCGACTTCTGCTTGAGCATTTTGACGCTGTGCAGCACCTACATGCAAGTGCCCACCTACCTCAACTTCAAGTCCATGAACCACATG AATTATCTCCCGAGCCAGGAGGGCATGCCGCACAGCCAGTTCGTCAACATGATGATCATCTTCTCAGTGGCCTTCATCACTGTGCTCATCCTGAAG GTCTACATGTTCAAGTGTGTGTTGAGATGCTACAGATTCATCAAGTACACGAATTCGGCCACAGAGAACAGCAGCTCCAAGATGTTCCTCAAG gtGGCTCTGCCGTCCTATGAGGAAGCCTTGTGTCTACCCACTAAGAATCCAGAGGGAGACCCCGCACCACCCCCATACTCAGAAGTGTGA